The following is a genomic window from Polaribacter atrinae.
TAATTTTGAGTAATCTACAGCACCCAATTCTTCATCTTTCTCTGAATCTTTTTCAGCATCTACAGCAATAGACTTCTCTATTTCCTCAACAGCATCAGTGGTATCATCTGTTTTTTCAACATTTTCTACAACTTCAACTTGTTTCGTTTCGTTTACAACTTCTTCTACTTTCTTTTCCGTCTTATCAACGTTTACTTCATTTTTTTCTAACATATCTACAATGTTTAAGGTCTTACTATAATACTACTATTATATATCTTATAAAGATACTGACAACTTACTAAATCTACAAACTATCTAATTAAAAAAAATGTAGTTTCATCATTTTTTTGGCGTTCCCTTGCAGGTCGGGCTTTCCTTTACAATCTTTTTATTCATACTTCATAAAAAGGATTTTCAATGCAATCCCTAACGCAGCTAACTTGCCATCAATCAGTAAAAACCTGTAATTTTTCTCCTTCTTTATTAAGCTTTATTCCAAATTCTCCAAGACTCTTCTGCTTGCAATTGCAACATTTCATATCCGTTTTTAATCGTTGCTCCTTGTACTTTCCCTTTTGCTAAAAAAGTAGTTACTTCTGGATTGTATATTAAATCGTACAAAAGATGCTTTTCTGTAATAAATTGATACGGAATATCAGGACATTTTTCGGTATTGGGTGATGTACCAACCGGAGAAGAATTAATAATAATTTGATATTCTCCCATCACTTCTTCCGTTAAATCTTGATAAGAAATTTCTTTTTTACCGTTCGGATTTCTAGAAACAAATTTAAATTTAATGTCATTCTTTTTTAAAGCATAAGCAATCGCTTTAGAAGCACCACCTGTTCCTAATATCAAAGCTCTTTTATGGTGTTTTTTAATCAATGGAAAAATTGATTTTTCAAAACCAACAACATCAGAATTATACCCTTTTAAATTTCCTCTTTTGGTAAATTTAATGGTATTTACAGCGCCAATTGCTTTTGCCGTTTTATCTAATTTATTTAAATACTTCATTACTTCTTCCTTATACGGAATGGTAACATTAATACCACCTAAACTATCTCCTCCTTGTTTTATTACAGCCGGAAAATCTTCTATTTTTTGAAGATCAAAATTCACGTACTTACATTTTTGCAAATCTAATTTTTCAAACTTTTCTGTAAAATACCCACGAGAAAAAGAATACTCAATATCTTTTCCTAATAATCCAAAAACTTTATTTTTTCTTTCTCCCATAAAAATCTATACCTAAAATTAACAAAACACCTAGCACAATATAAAACACAGCTGTCCATGTTTCTAAATCTGAAAAATTAGGAACAAAACGTTCATAATTTTCAACTATCTTATTTCCTTTTTTATCAATTAAAAAATTACC
Proteins encoded in this region:
- a CDS encoding shikimate dehydrogenase family protein, producing the protein MGERKNKVFGLLGKDIEYSFSRGYFTEKFEKLDLQKCKYVNFDLQKIEDFPAVIKQGGDSLGGINVTIPYKEEVMKYLNKLDKTAKAIGAVNTIKFTKRGNLKGYNSDVVGFEKSIFPLIKKHHKRALILGTGGASKAIAYALKKNDIKFKFVSRNPNGKKEISYQDLTEEVMGEYQIIINSSPVGTSPNTEKCPDIPYQFITEKHLLYDLIYNPEVTTFLAKGKVQGATIKNGYEMLQLQAEESWRIWNKA